Proteins encoded together in one Mercenaria mercenaria strain notata chromosome 18, MADL_Memer_1, whole genome shotgun sequence window:
- the LOC128550449 gene encoding uncharacterized protein LOC128550449 — MKSVSMDDLRLDRMNDSRSSYEFLHRPRIHASENQYESGFPDTKYVQGREHRVMKDSRGDETYIYQPSSCIYPVSRTRDGSAYSSYVAGPSVYDYIDTESKFEIQRPNIRLGNMNKY; from the exons ATGAAATCAGTCAGTATGGACGATCTACGCCTTGATAGGATGAATGACTCTCGTTCATCTTACGAATTTCTGCATCGGCCTAGGATACATGCCTCCGAAAATCAATACGAGTCAGGATTTCCCGACACAAAATATGTACAGGGTCGAGAACACAGAGTCATGAAAGACAGCAGAGGGGATGAG ACCTACATATACCAGCCTTCAAGTTGTATATATCCAGTATCTAGAACACGGGATGGATCAGCTTACAGCAGTTATGTAGCAGGACCGTCCGTTTATGACTATATTGATACGGAATCAAAG TTTGAAATTCAACGGCCAAACATTCGCCTTGGAAATATGAACAAATATTAA
- the LOC128550490 gene encoding uncharacterized protein LOC128550490, translating to MPCLTTRFLIGISISTQLSLFGIVETNPRKTCVCTTTLSAISSSPSSTETSTSPSMTKSLTSSAPSNTSTTTSTSSNTSSTTSTTPSKTSTTISTTPSNTSSTTSTTPSNTSTTTVRSNTWTTTPTTLLYTSTTARTTTSNSTTTTQKTPPNTSNATSTTRSNTSSATSPTLSNTSNTSSATSTIHSITSTTTSTTLSNTSSTTSKTPSNTSSATSTTPSNTSTTTSTSPINTSSTTSTTPSNQSSTMSATPFSTPSITGNSLGFRGPDGVCICSSTLEHISSTSNKNESAKVLSLDKVPVKVPLVVSINTDFKKELLDKSSMLYKKYKAELKSKLEVTYKDMDDFLRVDVLGFSNGCIACDYVVVLQPGSVLEDTDIQNKTDSLNSEEMFNISMQTENTSVVTAYSTLNFPPSCLKEG from the exons ATGCCCTGTTTAACGACAAGGTTTCTGATAG GGATATCTATATCCACACAGTTAAGTTTGTTTGGAATTGTAGAAACAAATCCAAGAAAGACATGCGTGTGTACAACAACATTATCGGCAATATCTTCCTCCCCGTCATCAACTGAGACATCGACATCTCCTTCCATGACTAAGAGTTTGACGTCTTCAGCTCCTTCCAATACATCGACCACGACATCAACATCTTCCAATACTTCGAGCACGACGTCAACAACTCCTTCTAAAACATCGACCACAATATCAACAACTCCTTCCAATACATCGAGCACGACGTCAACAACTCCTTCCAATACATCGACCACCACAGTTCGTTCCAATACATGGACCACGACTCCAACAACACTTTTGTATACATCGACCACGGCTCGAACAACAACTTCAAATTCAACGACCACGACTCAAAAAACTCCTCCCAATACATCGAACGCAACGTCAACAACTCGTTCTAATACATCGAGCGCGACGTCACCTACGCTTTCAAACACATCCAACACATCGAGCGCGACGTCAACAATTCATTCCATTACTTCGACCACGACGTCaacaactctttcaaatacaTCGAGCACGACGTCAAAAACTCCTTCCAATACATCGAGCGCGACGTCAACAACTCCTTCCAATACATCGACCACGACGTCAACATCTCCTATCAATACATCGAGCACGACGTCAACAACTCCTTCTAATCAATCGAGTACGATGTCAGCAACTCCTTTCAGTACACCGAGCATAACTGGTAACTCTTTGGGGTTTCGCGGACCGGACGGGGTCTGTATATGTAGTTCAACTTTAGAACACATATCCTCCACTTCGAATAAGAATGAATCTGCAAAAGTATTAAGCCTAG ATAAAGTGCCAGTAAAAGTGCCGCTTGTTGTTAGCATCAAcacagattttaaaaaagaactattGGATAAATCATCGATGTTGTATAAAAAGTACAAGGCAGAACTTAAATCAAAG CTTGAGGTCACGTATAAGGATATGGATGATTTTCTCAGAGTAGATGTTCTAGGATTTAG CAATGGATGTATTGCATGCGATTATGTAGTTGTTCTTCAACCCGGTAGTGTATTGGAAGACACAGATATACAGAATAAAACAGATTCGTTAAACTCTGAAGAAATGTTCAACATATCTATGCAAACAGAAAACACTTCAGTAGTTACAG CTTACTCAACATTAAATTTTCCGCCATCATGTTTGAAAGAAGGTTGA